The sequence below is a genomic window from Candidatus Eisenbacteria bacterium.
CGCGCGGCGGGGTCACTCGAGCGCCCCCTCCTCCGGCGGGCCGGCGAGCCCCGGGAAGGTTTCCGCGAGGCAGCGTCCTTCCTTGCAGACCGGGCACTCCTTGTGGGCTTCTTTGCCCGCGCATCGATGCTGGTACTCGCGGAACGCGGTCCGGAACCTGTTCGCGGCGGGGTGGTCGGAGCCGATGAAGGCGGTCAGACGCAGGAACTGGATCATCGATTCGGGACCCACGAGATGCTCGATCATGCACGCGTCCTCGTAGGCGATCTCTTGCGGAACGCGTAGGATGCTCGTAAAAAACATCGTGAGCACGTGGCGATTGGATTCCGTGCGCCGGGCCAGTCGGTGCCCGGCGTCGGTAAGCTCGACGCAGCCGTAGGGCTCGTGGGTTACCAGTCCGCGCGATGAGAGGGAGCGAAGCATCGAGGTGACCCCGCTCTTCGAAACGCCGAGCCGATCGGCGATGTCCCCCACGCGGGCGTGGCCTTTTTCGTGTTTAAGGCCGGCCACGGCCTGCAGATAGTGCGCCATGGAATGCGTCAATTCTTTGTCGTTGAACCGTTTCCAGATTTCCACGGGCGAGCCTCCGACCCTCTGGCAGCATGCTGAATAAAGTTAACCATGCT
It includes:
- a CDS encoding metal-dependent transcriptional regulator, producing MEIWKRFNDKELTHSMAHYLQAVAGLKHEKGHARVGDIADRLGVSKSGVTSMLRSLSSRGLVTHEPYGCVELTDAGHRLARRTESNRHVLTMFFTSILRVPQEIAYEDACMIEHLVGPESMIQFLRLTAFIGSDHPAANRFRTAFREYQHRCAGKEAHKECPVCKEGRCLAETFPGLAGPPEEGALE